The genomic DNA GCAGCCATTTTGTGAAATTGCTTCAGCCAGCCGGGTATTCGCTTTGGGGTAAATGGTATGCAAACCATTCGCAACCACAGCTACGGTGCCGGCTATACCCTTTAACGCACCCTGATGGCAGGCTGCATCGATGCCATGAGCCAGACCACTGGTGATGGTCAGGCCTGCATTAGATAAATGACGGGCAAAATCTTCAGCTATCTGTTTGCCAGCCGCGGTGGGCGTGCGACTACCAACCATGGCGAGCTGGGGTTGTTGTAAGTAATCAATATCACCAATGTAAAACAGGGCATAAGGTGGATCGTTTATTTCCAGTAACTGTTGGGGAAAATTTTTATCATCCTGAAACAAAATGCCATGATCTGCATGGTCAAGCCAGGCCAGATCACGCTCGATGTCTTTATTATCAATACCCTGAATTCTGTTTATCTGTGCATCCGTTAGATGAACTTTGTTGAGCTGGCTTATTGAAGCATCAAAGATATCACTGGCACTGGAAAACTGATCTAACAGCTGATGTATTATTGAAAAGGGCAGGTTACAGCGTACCAGCTTGAGCCGGTTATGTAGGTCATTATCGGATAATGCTGCCATAACGTGTCCATATGAGGTGGTTTAGAGCGATAGTTTATAGCTAAAGAATTCAGGATGGCAAATGGAAGTGTTTATTTTTGTGAGTTATCGGCTGAAATATTCTGGCTTTGTGTTCTGTGTCACCCGTTCTGCTTAAATTGTTAAACTGGAGTGTTTGGCAGAAATTGTTACCAGGTTCTGGTGTTTGCCATTTCGTTTCACACAAATAAAAACTGGCCCCTAATCATTAGGCGGCCAGTTCAAGTTTCATGCTTTATAGTTATTATGGGTCAAAATTTATCTTGGTTTATCAACCTTGTCGCCATTGCTAATTGTGCGGGTTGATTTAAGTATCAGGCCATAACTAACCT from endosymbiont of Galathealinum brachiosum includes the following:
- the dprA gene encoding DNA-protecting protein DprA, which encodes MAALSDNDLHNRLKLVRCNLPFSIIHQLLDQFSSASDIFDASISQLNKVHLTDAQINRIQGIDNKDIERDLAWLDHADHGILFQDDKNFPQQLLEINDPPYALFYIGDIDYLQQPQLAMVGSRTPTAAGKQIAEDFARHLSNAGLTITSGLAHGIDAACHQGALKGIAGTVAVVANGLHTIYPKANTRLAEAISQNGCLITESPVGTDPHKGLFPRRNRIISGLSIGTLVTEAAVNSGSLITTRHAMEQGREVFAIPGSIHNPLAKGCHKLIKSGAKLVETASDILEELLPLVNSIPIRHTSAAETRQSPENNSLDGLDSSYQTLLKHMEFEPVGIDELVERSHLNASDIASMLLILELKDQVVSQNGLYSRA